Below is a window of Candidatus Cloacimonadota bacterium DNA.
AGTTAATATAACAAATCTAAACTTATAACCAACCGGATAAACTTTCTCAGCAGCAATATAATTATAGACCACGATGAATAAATAGGCAAAGATCGAAGCTCCTCCAGCTCCGTAAATTCCAAATTCAGGGATTAAAAGATAGTTCAAGAAAATATTTATCAATGCTCCAATCCCAACTGCAACCGCAATTTTTCCGGCTCTTTTTTTCACATAAAAACTGATATTTATGATATTAAAAACACCAAGCAGGAAATTTGAAATAACTCCGAAAAAGACAATTTTGATCGCAGGATAATAAGCATTATCAATAAAAATATAAAAAATTTCCGCAGCAAATAAAATGATCAGAAATCCGAGAATTCCACCAAAAAGGAGATAATAATTAAAGACTTTTTTATATGATGCAGTTGCTTCGGAATGGTCTGAAATTCTCATTGCATAAGGGAAGTAAACCATACTTACCATCGAAATCAGGAATTGCATTATCATTCCCACTCGATATCCGATCGCATAAATTCCAACATCATAAAGCGAATTCGGAGAAAGATAGGTCAGCATATATCTATCAAACATACGCAAAGTGATCATGGCGACTGTACCCGGGATCATGATAATTCCGAATTTGAGCAGATCTCTGATAAGCGGTATGGAAAAGAATAACTTCTTGAATCTAACGGAAGATAATTTCTGCACCACTTTTCTCATATTGAGCAGGGAAACAATCACTGAACTGAATGAAGATATCGCTAAAAATACAAAAATGGAGTTTATATCCAGTTTTTTCAGAATAGTTGCGACTATGACCAGGATCAGAAAAAGTGTATTCTTTACATTTGAAAGAAGCGCATAATTTGCTGACCTTTCCATAATATTCAAGAAACTGAGCGTCATGCCATAGATCACATCAAAGAACAGGATAAGGCTTATCCAGATAAAAAGTTGCTGATAAAGAGCAGTTCTGACGATCAGTATTGATAACTGATGCCTGAAGATGATGATCAGAAATGACAGAATTATCCCACAAATAATAAGCATGATATAGATCGAGGAAATTATGGTAAATTTGTATTCATTGGTTTTCTTTTGATAAAAAAAGGAGAAGATCGCCTGCTGCAATCCCAAAAAATAGATCAGTGATGCAAAAGATAAAAAGATCAAAAGATTTGCATAAACAGCGTATTCTTCAGGAACCATCAAACGAGTAAAGATGGGAAGCAAAAACAAATGCAGCAATTTGTTAAAGAGATTTCCAGCTGTATATTCTATTGTTTTTCTGAAATATTTTTTCATGGATTTTCTTACTTTCCGAAGCTTCCAGCAAAGAAATTCTTGCATTTAAGATTCGGAAAGTTTATCTTACACAAATGTTTAGACTGCATTAATCGTGTTAATGCAAAGCGATTCCGATTTTATATCGGAACTTCCAAATGATGAATCGTTCCGACTCAAAAGGCAATATGATTGAATTACTCCAATCCTTCAACCTTCCGCATCTCTATTTTAGAAAGCGACAATGCGTATTGTCGCATTTGAAAGAAAAGCTTCGGAAGGATCATCTATTATTCGACTCGTAAGCAACGCGACGAGTCGAAATAAAACCAGTCATGCTGCTTTGAGTCGTCGTCCTTCGTCCTTACGACTCGAATTAGATATTAATATCCAAAACTTCCTGATACATCTGCTGTGTCTGTTCAGCAATAACTTTCCAGATGAAATTTTTCTTGATATGTTCTTTTAAGTGGTCACTTTTATTTTTATTCAAGGAGTTTTGAATCCCATTTTTAATTGAATTTATGGAATGCGGATCAACATAATCTACCATGTCTGCAAAATATTCTTTAGTTCCGCCAAAAGGAGTAATAACGATATTTGCTCCGGCTAAACCGGCTTCCAGGGCAGCTCTTCCCGGAGTTTCGTAACGAGTTGGCAGGATAAAGGTTTTGCAGGTTGCGTATGCTGAAGCAAGTAATGGATCGTCATGCTTCAGCCACTCTATCAAAAGAATATTCTTTGTTTTTTCAATTTCCTTCCTGCACCAATTTCCTTCTTCGTTATGCAGAATATCGGCAATAATAATTGCAGGATGATCGATTTCCTGAAGGGCTTTTATAATATTTTTCCCATTTTTGCGAACTGGTCCTAAATGTCCGACATAAAGAACAAAATCTTTAATTCCGTATTTTTTGATAAAAAGATCAGGATCAGAATTCAGGAATCTTTCCTCGACTCCATTATGGATGATCTTGATTTTTTTCTTATCGACACCAAGTCCAAGATTCAGTAGATCAGCTTCTGCTTTTGTATTTGGCAGAACTTTTTTGGATGCATTGCAAATATCTTTTGTTAAGCTGTAATCAGAATAAGTTCTTTTAAAAATCTTGTGAAACGGCTTTTCCAGAGTTTGGTAAATCCGTAATGTTTTTGCAGAATGATTACTGAAAAAGATCGGATTAACAACGAATTTTGCTCCATAGGGTTTAAGATTCATTGCCAGATCAAAAGTGCTGATACTGGCATTGAAAATATGAACGAGATCGTTTTTCCCGATTTTCAGATCTTTGTCCCACATATTAAAAAGTTGGACATTAACTCCAATTTCTTCCAGTTTTTTTTTCAGATGAATGATTTTATAAGTCGGTCCTCCTCGATTCAGCATCAAAGTCTGGTAACCGGCAAAATATATTTTCATTGTTTTGATTTACCTTGCTTATTTTCCCGATCATACAAAACATCCCGCCAGCTTTTTTTCCTGGTATTTTTTATATCTGCAGGAATCCTGATCCTTTCAACTTTTTCCCAATCTAAACCTCTTAGAGAAATTTCCTTCTTGAATTTTACGATCGCATAATTATTATCAATAACAATCCTGATAAAGAAATTATCTTCAGTCTTTTCAGAAATAATCTTATCTCCAACTAATTTTTGCTGTAATTTTATTTTGTTTCGTTTTTCCCACCAATCTGCAAATCCGGTGAAATTCGTTTTCCAGATATTCTGTTCCTCGATTTTCATAAAAAGTTTTTCGATGACATTGAATTTCTGATGTGAAGGATGATGATATAAAATGATCGGTTCCATTAGTAGTTTCTTCTGTTCGATTACATATAAATAATACTGGATCATTTCGCTTTCGGAAAAGTGAGATCTTCTTAATCTTCCAGGACTTATCGGATGAACAGGTATTTGCAGAACTTTTGAAAACCTGTTATCAAAATTAGGATAAAATGGGAAATTGTCATAATCGAGACAAAACTCAGAACTGTATTTGAAATTGAGTTCTTCAAAGATTTTTCCAAGTTGCGGATTCCAATCACCGTAAGGAGAAACAAATCCGGAAGTATCAATATTGTTTTCTTTTAATTTACTCAATCCGAGATTGATATTTTCATAGTCTTTACGATAATTATTAAAAATAATATGTCTGAAACAATGCAAACCGATTTCCTGATCCTTTTCCATTAATTTATATACTTTGCTTAACATCTCATCTGAAACAGTATCCACAAACCAGCTTCCATTAACATGATATCTGCGGCAAATCTCCCATAAGGATTTTGCATCTTTGGCATTGCAAAAATCAGTATCAACACGGAACAGAAATACATTTTTAACTTTATCAGGATAATACCATAAATGAACAAAAGGAAGTTTGCGACTGTTAAACATGTACGAAAGTGTCAAAGTAACGAGTCTTCTAATCTTTCCTTTGGAAACACTG
It encodes the following:
- a CDS encoding glycosyltransferase codes for the protein MKIYFAGYQTLMLNRGGPTYKIIHLKKKLEEIGVNVQLFNMWDKDLKIGKNDLVHIFNASISTFDLAMNLKPYGAKFVVNPIFFSNHSAKTLRIYQTLEKPFHKIFKRTYSDYSLTKDICNASKKVLPNTKAEADLLNLGLGVDKKKIKIIHNGVEERFLNSDPDLFIKKYGIKDFVLYVGHLGPVRKNGKNIIKALQEIDHPAIIIADILHNEEGNWCRKEIEKTKNILLIEWLKHDDPLLASAYATCKTFILPTRYETPGRAALEAGLAGANIVITPFGGTKEYFADMVDYVDPHSINSIKNGIQNSLNKNKSDHLKEHIKKNFIWKVIAEQTQQMYQEVLDINI